The following coding sequences lie in one Epinephelus moara isolate mb chromosome 17, YSFRI_EMoa_1.0, whole genome shotgun sequence genomic window:
- the LOC126404163 gene encoding P2Y purinoceptor 3-like: MKIPSSLTMSSRGGISPNISVSVLQDLLSSPLPSPSTTPPSPSCSIDESYKYIFLPICYSFTFLFSISLNSVVLYRSFRRTKRWNASLIYMVNLASTDFMYGLSLPFLVASYIMRDRWIFGDFMCRLVRFLFYFNLYCSIFFLTCISVHRYLGICHPMKVITLETKKAVKCTCVLVWVVVFALTCPIFRFAQTGHVTRLGVLGGNASSIDNRSHEVSLINGNASYGNMGGVIEEYQNCWDDAIDKEFPDYVPYGIILHLLGFFVPFSIIAWCYSHVVLTIFRTLHSQPSSCRGRRDEGHEEIERRERSSPAIVARGRRGSNGLPRALGRNEGISIFLGAHSPYANRRRKSIKTIITITLLFALCFFPFHVTRTIFLLLKVTKGVPCHTMTMVSMCYKITRPLASFNAWLNALLYFLTKDKGGAHCCQAVNTTTQQHAGLLLPLRMMGKGEDAEEGGLDDRNDNKENKAFHSLSYMNRAKVRYIVE; encoded by the coding sequence ATGAaaatcccttcatccctcacaATGTCATCCAGAGGTGGAATTTCTCCCAACATTAGTGTATCTGTACTCCAGGACTTACTCAGTTCCCCCTTGCCCTCACCCTCCACTAcccctccatctccatcttGCAGCATAGATGAGTCCTACAAGTACATCTTTCTCCCCATCTGTTACTCTTTTACGTTCCTCTTCAGCATTTCCCTTAACTCTGTCGTCCTCTACCGTTCCTTCCGCCGGACCAAGCGCTGGAATGCTTCACTGATCTACATGGTCAACCTGGCCTCTACAGACTTCATGTACGGCCTGTCACTGCCATTCCTTGTGGCTAGTTATATCATGCGTGACCGCTGGATCTTCGGGGACTTCATGTGCCGCCTGGTCCGTTTTCTCTTTTACTTTAACCTCTACTGCTCCATCTTCTTCCTCACTTGTATCTCTGTCCACAGGTACCTCGGTATCTGCCACCCAATGAAAGTCATCACACTAGAGACCAAGAAGGCTGTCAAGTGCACTTGTGTCCTGGTTTGGGTTGTAGTGTTTGCTTTGACCTGCCCTATCTTCCGTTTTGCTCAGACTGGTCATGTGACAAGATTGGGAGTGCTTGGTGGCAATGCAAGCAGTATTGACAACCGTAGCCATGAGGTATCATTGATAAATGGTAATGCCAGCTATGGTAACATGGGAGGGGTTATTGAGGAGTACCAGAATTGTTGGGATGATGCAATTGATAAGGAATTTCCAGATTATGTACCCTATGGCATCATACTCCATTTGCTGGGCTTTTTTGTCCCTTTTTCCATAATTGCTTGGTGTTACTCTCACGTTGTCCTGACCATATTTAGAACTCTGCATTCTCAGCCCTCATCCTGCAGAGGTCGGAGAGATGAAGGACATGAGGaaatagagagaagagagagaagcagccctgcaatagttgcaagaggaagaagaggaagtaaTGGACTGCCAAGGGCACTGGGAAGAAATGAAGGGATTTCCATTTTTCTTGGTGCCCATTCCCCTTATGCCAATCGCAGACGTAAATCTATCAagaccatcatcaccatcacccttctctttgctctgtgttttttcccctttcatgtTACTCGAACCATCTTTCTCCTGCTAAAGGTCACCAAGGGAGTCCCCTGTCACACTATGACCATGGTCTCCATGTGCTATAAGATCACAAGGCCTTTAGCATCGTTCAACGCATGGCTCAACGCTCTCCTTTACTTCCTGACTAAAGACAAGGGGGGAGCTCACTGCTGCCAGGCGGTAAACACCACCACCCAACAACATGCTGGGCTTCTATTGCCACTAAGGATGATGGGAAAAGGAGAAGAtgcagaggagggagggctGGACGACAGAAATGACAATAAGGAGAATAAAGCATTTCACAGTCTCTCATACATGAACAGAGCAAAAGTCAGATATATAGTTGAATGA